The Schistocerca americana isolate TAMUIC-IGC-003095 chromosome 5, iqSchAmer2.1, whole genome shotgun sequence genome includes a window with the following:
- the LOC124615334 gene encoding modifier of protein aggregation 4 has translation MTRGNQRELARLKNQKKMQEIQKKKGANDKDSNKGLSLEQRKQRDAELMRQKQMKALQKEGAAAS, from the exons ATGACCC GTGGCAACCAGCGTGAATTGGCACGTTTGAAGAACCAGAAGAAAATGCAAGAAATACAAAAGAAGAAAGGTGCAAATGATAAAGATTCTAATAAAGGCCTGTCACTTGAACAGCGCAAACAAAG GGATGCAGAACTTATGCGCCAAAAACAAATGAAAGCCCTTCAAAAGGAGGGTGCTGCTGCCAGTTAA